A genomic region of Herbaspirillum sp. DW155 contains the following coding sequences:
- a CDS encoding LysR substrate-binding domain-containing protein, with the protein MDRWTQFELFVQVAELGSLSRAAEALGLSNAAASRSLAALEERLGARLVERSTRRLGLSQTGEAFYRQCKAALVQMKEAEELVNANSAAPSGLLRVTSSLSFCMKHISPLLPRFHRLYPDITLDVVAANRYVDLLDSGIDVAIRTREFEPDSNIAVRRLASTRRILAASPGYLAARGVPRTLEDLACHDLLVYSHANHPGQLRFVHRDGGERTVDIAALMQSNDGQIIRAAALEGLGILIQPNYIIYDDVVAGRLVPVLDEWDLPRLTINIAYQGRKHLPARVRVFVDFLVQHFAEMDYERKWTR; encoded by the coding sequence ATGGACCGCTGGACACAATTCGAACTCTTCGTGCAGGTCGCCGAGCTGGGCAGTCTCTCGCGCGCGGCCGAGGCGCTGGGCCTGTCCAATGCTGCGGCCAGCCGCAGTCTGGCGGCACTGGAAGAGCGCCTGGGCGCGCGCCTGGTGGAACGCAGTACCCGCCGCCTGGGCCTGAGCCAGACCGGCGAGGCCTTCTATCGCCAGTGCAAGGCGGCGCTGGTGCAGATGAAAGAAGCCGAGGAACTGGTCAACGCCAATAGCGCCGCCCCGAGCGGACTGTTGCGGGTGACCTCCTCGCTGTCCTTCTGCATGAAGCACATCAGCCCCTTGCTGCCGCGCTTTCATCGGCTCTATCCGGACATCACGCTGGACGTGGTGGCCGCCAACCGCTACGTCGACCTGCTCGACAGCGGCATCGACGTGGCCATCCGCACCCGCGAGTTCGAGCCGGATTCCAACATCGCCGTGCGCCGGCTGGCCTCGACCCGGCGCATCCTGGCGGCCTCGCCCGGCTACCTGGCTGCACGCGGAGTTCCGCGCACGCTGGAAGACCTGGCGTGCCATGACCTGCTGGTCTACAGCCATGCCAACCATCCCGGGCAGTTGCGCTTCGTCCATCGGGACGGCGGCGAACGCACCGTGGACATTGCCGCCCTGATGCAATCCAACGATGGCCAGATCATCCGCGCCGCCGCGCTGGAAGGACTGGGCATCCTGATCCAGCCCAACTACATCATCTATGACGACGTGGTGGCCGGCCGTCTGGTCCCGGTGCTGGACGAATGGGATCTGCCGCGCCTGACCATCAACATCGCCTACCAGGGCCGCAAGCATCTGCCGGCCAGGGTGCGGGTGTTTGTGGATTTTCTGGTGCAGCATTTTGCGGAGATGGACTACGAGCGCAAATGGACGCGGTGA
- a CDS encoding ATP-binding protein: protein MNDRKHPSLSLRFARIDLRLALGLFSLLLICGLWLGALKELNNSRENNLEDARRDAQSLSRLFLEHAYRTIEAADQAAVYLRYRYAERGQSLDLATEVSNGLVARNVYNLFTVVDAKGDVVLSSKPFTPLNLSDREHVQVHMQGGEDKLFISKPVLGRVSQKWSLQLTRRINRPDGGFGGVIVVSMDPQYFTSLYHQIDVGRHGVITLVGADGVARVRRTGDMDAMGEQVTGGKVYAAMLAQGTGIIEAVSRVDGRERIYAFHKLRDYPLYASVGIDIEERLAPYYRERNRTLTLASLITLAVLIFNAVLIWMAGSLLRSRQDAMQASQAKSRFLSNMSHEFRTPLNGVLGYSDALREELGGSPLAQYATAIHDSGNRLLELVEAILEVTALEDRRVAIHAEPENIRELVGQAIARHYQSAQSKGLQLECRISDEVPQIVVCDQRKVLRVLDNLIGNAVRYTDTGRILVEVERSGDQLAIRIKDTGIGIPAAQLDTIFEKFTQADNSERRAKDGAGLGLTIAQRLVTLMGGQLMLQSKQHQGSTFSFTLPLQEPK, encoded by the coding sequence ATGAATGACCGGAAACACCCCTCTCTTTCTCTCCGGTTCGCGCGCATCGACCTGCGCCTGGCCCTGGGCCTGTTTTCGCTGCTGCTGATCTGCGGCCTGTGGCTGGGTGCCTTGAAGGAACTCAACAACAGCCGGGAAAACAACCTCGAAGACGCCCGCCGTGACGCCCAGTCGCTGTCGCGGCTGTTCCTCGAACACGCCTACCGCACCATCGAGGCGGCCGACCAGGCCGCTGTCTATCTGCGCTACCGCTATGCCGAACGCGGCCAGTCGCTGGACCTGGCCACCGAGGTCAGCAACGGCCTGGTCGCCCGCAACGTCTACAACCTCTTCACCGTCGTCGATGCCAAGGGCGACGTGGTGCTCTCCAGCAAACCCTTCACGCCGCTGAACCTGTCCGACCGCGAGCACGTGCAGGTGCACATGCAGGGCGGTGAAGACAAGCTCTTCATCAGCAAGCCGGTGCTGGGACGCGTCTCGCAGAAATGGTCGCTGCAGCTCACCCGCCGCATCAACCGCCCGGATGGCGGCTTCGGCGGCGTCATCGTGGTGTCCATGGATCCGCAATACTTCACCAGCCTGTACCACCAGATCGACGTCGGCCGCCATGGCGTCATCACCCTGGTGGGTGCCGATGGGGTGGCGCGCGTGCGCCGCACCGGCGACATGGATGCCATGGGAGAACAGGTGACCGGCGGCAAGGTCTACGCCGCCATGCTGGCCCAGGGCACCGGCATCATCGAGGCGGTGAGCCGAGTCGACGGCCGCGAACGCATCTATGCCTTCCACAAGCTGCGCGACTATCCGCTCTACGCCTCGGTGGGCATCGACATCGAAGAACGCCTGGCGCCCTATTACCGCGAACGCAACCGCACCCTGACGCTGGCCTCCCTGATCACGCTGGCCGTGCTGATCTTCAACGCCGTGCTGATCTGGATGGCCGGCTCGCTGCTCAGGAGCCGCCAGGACGCCATGCAGGCCAGCCAGGCCAAGTCGCGCTTCCTGTCCAACATGTCGCATGAATTCCGCACCCCGCTCAATGGCGTGCTGGGCTATTCGGACGCGCTGCGCGAAGAACTGGGCGGGTCGCCCCTGGCGCAATACGCCACGGCCATCCATGACAGCGGCAACCGCCTGCTGGAGCTGGTCGAGGCCATCCTTGAAGTGACTGCGCTGGAAGACCGCCGGGTAGCCATCCACGCCGAGCCCGAGAATATCCGCGAACTGGTCGGCCAGGCCATCGCCCGCCATTACCAGAGCGCCCAATCCAAGGGCCTGCAGCTGGAATGCCGCATCAGCGATGAAGTCCCGCAGATCGTCGTGTGCGACCAGCGCAAGGTGCTGCGCGTGCTCGACAACCTGATCGGCAATGCGGTGCGCTATACCGACACCGGGCGCATCCTGGTGGAGGTCGAGCGCAGCGGCGACCAGCTGGCGATCCGTATCAAGGACACCGGCATCGGTATTCCCGCCGCGCAACTCGATACCATTTTCGAGAAATTCACCCAGGCCGATAACAGCGAACGGCGCGCCAAGGATGGTGCCGGCCTCGGTCTGACCATCGCGCAACGCCTGGTGACGCTCATGGGAGGCCAACTCATGTTACAGTCCAAACAACATCAAGGATCTACATTCAGCTTCACATTACCGTTACAAGAGCCGAAGTAA
- a CDS encoding Hpt domain-containing protein, whose product MHLVQSLDDYHHIDPSHLLEAVGGDAGTVAALARTFVESAPPIFARLEQAALAGNAERSRHESHTLKGMSALFQAQALTTLLQQTEQAARNGQAPSPEELRQLQASFALVLEEIGRCARALAQS is encoded by the coding sequence GTGCATCTGGTCCAGTCACTTGACGACTATCACCATATCGACCCCAGCCACCTGCTGGAAGCCGTGGGCGGGGACGCCGGCACCGTTGCTGCGCTGGCGCGCACCTTCGTCGAAAGCGCGCCACCGATCTTCGCGCGGCTGGAGCAGGCCGCCCTGGCGGGCAACGCCGAGCGCAGCCGGCATGAGAGCCATACCTTGAAAGGCATGAGCGCGCTGTTCCAGGCGCAGGCTCTCACGACGCTGCTGCAGCAGACCGAGCAGGCCGCGCGCAACGGTCAGGCGCCGTCCCCGGAAGAACTGCGGCAACTGCAGGCCAGCTTTGCGCTGGTGCTGGAAGAAATCGGGCGCTGCGCGCGCGCTCTGGCGCAGTCCTGA
- a CDS encoding MFS transporter, which produces MSAVPERPSASATRASNAAYGVLGAPLAMAALPLFVQIPAYYASHVGVALAPLGWVLFAARLLDMLQDPLFGHLLDRSAQRQKRWMAAAGVVLALSFISLWKPPSTAQAAMLWLVGMLVLAYGAHSMLSIAYLSWGSRLPEQGMHAVAWREGAGLAGVIVASVVPVGILAADPAMVDQRLTWYCLFFAAVLGVALLLLLRQPAPPMVVQGQRWLVSLRGLWANRAFRSLLPPYLLNALSAAIAATLALFFIEDQLQERALAGLFLAAYFGAAALGLPLWSALARRLGAIACWRQAMLLSIAGFIGAILLGPGERWAFLAVCLATGAALGADLLLPPVLLARVVTQPGSTGAAFGILTMLGKLALALAGIALPLLSALDYHPGQGPSHSLPLVYAALPCALKLAAFLALGRYGRRHSV; this is translated from the coding sequence TTGAGCGCGGTGCCGGAGCGACCCTCGGCCTCCGCCACGCGCGCCAGCAACGCCGCCTATGGCGTACTGGGTGCGCCGCTGGCAATGGCGGCGCTGCCGCTGTTCGTGCAGATCCCGGCGTATTACGCCAGCCACGTCGGCGTGGCGCTGGCCCCGCTGGGCTGGGTGCTGTTTGCGGCGCGCCTGCTGGACATGCTGCAGGATCCCCTTTTTGGTCACCTGCTGGACCGCTCGGCACAGCGCCAGAAGCGCTGGATGGCGGCTGCCGGGGTGGTGCTTGCGTTAAGCTTCATCTCCCTCTGGAAGCCCCCTTCCACGGCCCAGGCCGCCATGCTGTGGCTGGTCGGTATGCTGGTGCTGGCTTATGGGGCGCACAGCATGCTGAGCATCGCTTATCTGTCCTGGGGTTCGCGCCTGCCGGAACAAGGCATGCACGCGGTTGCCTGGCGCGAAGGCGCCGGCCTGGCCGGTGTCATCGTGGCCAGCGTGGTGCCGGTGGGCATTCTGGCAGCGGACCCGGCGATGGTCGATCAGCGCCTCACCTGGTATTGCCTGTTCTTCGCTGCGGTGCTGGGCGTGGCGCTGCTGTTGCTGTTGCGCCAGCCGGCGCCGCCGATGGTGGTGCAGGGCCAGCGCTGGCTGGTGTCGCTGCGTGGCTTGTGGGCCAACCGGGCGTTCCGCTCGCTGCTGCCGCCCTATCTGCTCAATGCCTTGTCGGCCGCCATTGCGGCCACGCTGGCGCTGTTCTTCATCGAAGATCAGTTGCAGGAACGCGCACTGGCCGGACTCTTCCTGGCCGCCTACTTTGGCGCGGCCGCACTGGGCCTGCCGCTGTGGAGCGCGTTGGCCCGGCGCTTGGGCGCCATCGCCTGCTGGCGCCAGGCCATGCTGCTGTCCATTGCCGGCTTCATCGGTGCGATATTGCTGGGGCCGGGCGAGCGCTGGGCGTTTCTGGCCGTGTGCCTGGCCACCGGGGCGGCGCTGGGCGCCGACCTGCTGCTGCCGCCGGTGCTGCTGGCGCGCGTGGTGACCCAGCCGGGCTCCACCGGTGCGGCCTTCGGCATCCTCACCATGCTGGGCAAGCTGGCGCTGGCGCTGGCGGGGATCGCCCTGCCGCTGCTGTCGGCCCTCGATTACCACCCTGGACAGGGGCCCAGCCACAGCCTGCCGCTGGTCTATGCCGCCCTGCCCTGCGCGCTGAAACTGGCGGCCTTCCTGGCGCTGGGGCGCTATGGGCGCCGGCACAGCGTATGA
- a CDS encoding chalcone isomerase family protein, with the protein MPNVTVRSPDLLRRQRLRLACCVFLLALAALWPGRAAHAAQPWREALPGSLQTVGSGTMTWLGFRIYHATLWAPQKPLDESQPFALQLDYKVKISRDKLATTSIEEIQRMSPAPIAGPTLARWKNELQRAFIDVADGDELVGVYLPQRGMRLYDRERLLAEIADPELARSFFNIWLGQPSRDDSLRRRLLGETP; encoded by the coding sequence ATGCCCAACGTCACCGTCCGCTCCCCCGATCTGCTGCGCCGGCAGCGCCTGCGCCTGGCCTGCTGCGTCTTCCTGCTGGCGCTGGCGGCGCTCTGGCCCGGCCGTGCGGCGCATGCGGCCCAGCCCTGGCGCGAGGCGCTGCCCGGTTCACTGCAGACGGTCGGCAGCGGCACCATGACCTGGCTGGGTTTCCGCATCTATCACGCCACCCTGTGGGCGCCACAAAAGCCGCTGGATGAGAGCCAGCCCTTTGCCCTGCAGCTGGACTACAAGGTCAAGATCAGCCGCGACAAGCTGGCCACCACCTCCATCGAGGAAATCCAGCGCATGAGCCCGGCGCCCATCGCCGGCCCCACCCTGGCGCGCTGGAAAAACGAATTGCAGCGCGCCTTCATCGATGTAGCCGATGGCGACGAACTGGTCGGCGTCTACCTGCCCCAGCGCGGCATGCGCCTCTATGACCGGGAAAGGCTGCTGGCCGAGATCGCCGATCCGGAACTGGCGCGTTCCTTCTTCAACATCTGGCTGGGCCAGCCCAGCCGCGACGACAGCCTGCGCCGCCGCCTGCTCGGGGAGACCCCTTGA
- a CDS encoding cryptochrome/photolyase family protein — translation MKKNAHAPVHPASTLRLILGDQLNPQHSWFDHLDPEVVYVLMEVRSETDYVLHHAQKILALFAAMRAFAQHLRAAGHRVRYIRLDDPSNRQSLVDNLEALAAHYQARCVQWQSPDEWRVDQVLQQWGDAWAQAHQGQICVVDSEHFLTARHELPRLFEGRKQWLMEHFYRQMRRRFELLLDGEGKPEGGQWNFDHDNRKRWPGNPPEPQDWRQPHDHGALWEMLQAQGVRSFGDPQATQLRWPLDRAEALQHLEHFITAVLPHFGDYEDAMSSQARRLFHSLLSFALNVKMLHPLEVVRRAEAACREGRAPLAAVEGFIRQIIGWREYVRGIYWSQMPGYEERNALAHRLPLPAWFWTGQTRMNCLRHAIGQSLQTAHAHHIQRLMVIGNFALLAGLDPKALHHWYLGIYIDAFEWVELPNTLGMSQWADGGIIATKPYVSSAAYIGRMSDYCQGCAYDPKQKTSAGACPFNALYWDFFLRHQSSFGNNARMGMAYQQIKKMPPDDVAALQQRAADLRSRLDTL, via the coding sequence ATGAAGAAGAATGCCCATGCGCCGGTCCACCCGGCTTCCACCTTGCGCCTGATCCTGGGCGACCAGTTGAATCCGCAACACTCCTGGTTCGACCATCTCGATCCAGAGGTGGTCTACGTGCTCATGGAAGTGCGTTCCGAAACCGACTACGTGCTGCACCATGCGCAAAAGATCCTGGCCCTCTTCGCCGCCATGCGCGCCTTCGCGCAGCACCTGCGGGCGGCCGGTCACCGGGTGCGCTATATCCGGCTGGACGACCCCAGCAACCGCCAGTCGCTGGTGGACAACCTGGAAGCGCTGGCTGCGCATTACCAGGCCCGCTGCGTGCAATGGCAGTCGCCGGACGAATGGCGCGTCGACCAGGTTTTGCAGCAATGGGGCGACGCCTGGGCGCAAGCGCACCAGGGACAGATTTGCGTAGTGGATAGCGAACACTTCCTCACCGCCCGTCACGAATTGCCGCGCCTCTTCGAAGGCCGCAAGCAATGGCTGATGGAGCATTTCTACCGGCAGATGCGGCGCCGCTTCGAGTTGCTGCTCGATGGCGAAGGCAAGCCCGAGGGCGGCCAGTGGAATTTCGACCACGACAACCGCAAGCGCTGGCCCGGCAATCCGCCCGAGCCGCAAGACTGGCGCCAGCCGCATGACCACGGCGCGCTGTGGGAAATGCTGCAGGCCCAGGGCGTGCGCAGCTTCGGCGATCCGCAGGCCACGCAGTTGCGCTGGCCGCTGGACCGCGCCGAAGCCCTGCAGCATCTGGAGCACTTCATCACCGCCGTGCTGCCGCACTTCGGCGACTACGAAGACGCCATGAGCAGCCAGGCCCGGCGCCTGTTCCATTCCCTGCTGTCGTTCGCGCTCAACGTGAAGATGCTGCATCCGCTGGAAGTGGTGCGCCGCGCCGAGGCCGCCTGTCGCGAAGGCCGCGCGCCACTGGCGGCGGTGGAAGGTTTCATTCGCCAGATCATCGGCTGGCGTGAATATGTACGCGGCATCTACTGGTCGCAGATGCCCGGCTATGAAGAACGCAACGCGCTGGCGCACCGGCTGCCCCTGCCGGCCTGGTTCTGGACCGGCCAGACCCGCATGAACTGCCTGCGCCACGCCATCGGCCAGTCGCTGCAGACGGCGCACGCCCATCACATCCAGCGCCTGATGGTGATCGGCAATTTCGCCCTGCTGGCCGGGCTGGACCCCAAGGCGCTGCATCACTGGTACCTGGGCATCTACATCGATGCCTTCGAATGGGTGGAGCTGCCCAACACCCTGGGCATGAGCCAGTGGGCCGATGGTGGCATCATCGCCACCAAACCCTATGTGAGCAGCGCCGCCTACATCGGCCGCATGAGCGACTATTGCCAGGGCTGCGCCTACGACCCCAAGCAAAAGACCAGTGCCGGGGCTTGTCCCTTCAATGCCCTGTACTGGGATTTCTTCCTGCGTCACCAGAGCAGCTTCGGCAACAATGCGCGCATGGGCATGGCCTATCAGCAGATCAAAAAGATGCCGCCGGACGATGTGGCTGCCCTGCAGCAACGCGCAGCCGACCTGCGCAGCCGGCTCGACACCCTTTGA
- a CDS encoding response regulator, with protein sequence MKTAKTTSSEVCTTQEAAHILGISVSSVQQLVEAGIIEAWKTKGGHRRIPLAAVQAYKATPGSSSAGESEHGRSSPAARPGNGRTAVLIIEDNRLQRELYASAMASWGLPLDLVYCDNGYKALLEIARSKPDVVLADIVMEGMDGYEVVKTILHDPELRDVSIAIVSSLDAEEMAQRGGIPAGVVFFPKPVNFDELRGYMRACSARRERETR encoded by the coding sequence ATGAAAACCGCAAAGACAACCAGCTCCGAGGTTTGCACCACGCAGGAAGCGGCCCACATCCTGGGCATCTCGGTGTCCTCCGTTCAGCAACTGGTCGAGGCCGGCATCATCGAGGCCTGGAAGACCAAGGGCGGACATCGCCGCATCCCGCTGGCAGCCGTGCAGGCGTACAAGGCCACGCCGGGGTCGTCGTCGGCCGGCGAGTCCGAGCATGGGCGCAGCAGTCCGGCAGCGCGTCCCGGCAATGGCCGCACGGCCGTGCTGATCATCGAGGACAACCGCCTGCAGCGCGAGCTTTACGCCAGCGCGATGGCTTCCTGGGGACTGCCGCTGGACCTGGTGTATTGCGACAACGGTTACAAGGCGCTCCTGGAGATCGCGCGCAGCAAACCCGACGTGGTGCTGGCCGATATCGTCATGGAAGGCATGGATGGCTACGAAGTGGTCAAGACCATCCTCCACGATCCGGAGTTGCGCGATGTGAGCATCGCCATCGTCAGCAGCCTGGATGCAGAAGAAATGGCGCAGCGGGGCGGTATTCCGGCCGGGGTGGTGTTCTTCCCCAAACCGGTCAATTTTGATGAATTGCGCGGTTACATGCGGGCCTGCAGTGCCCGCAGGGAGCGCGAGACCCGCTAA
- a CDS encoding response regulator has protein sequence MTSSMPATPRIRKSAVTLGGLLLGLLAATVIVSGALLYRASLNDWRSDLATLSTALAESTAQTISSASLVLDSIQSDIEMANVNDEDQLRAHVSTAAYSQTLREKIRGLPFIQGIGIGNAQGRVIAQSRVFPPVPLDLTDRDYYFHHSQNASTEDFLSETVRSRASGAQTFYLTRRINDREGRMLAIVVVALPCSFFEDFFTAVIKEKPFSIVLARQDEKPLIGTSLVHDTTSRRDIRPLADLRPPRPAGADGKEPYYFMQSHWLGIHRPVRDTPMYLEIGVTDKVYFGEWLESMYPLMLVAVISLIGLIGGFGVALRQVRRREQDAQLAMQMKEEADHANEAKSRFLAMVSHEIRTPMNGILGLSELLMESGLSTKQRHYADSIHNATGGLVRIINDILDFSKIESGKLDLEEVPFHPARLVREVAELYRPSIHNKKVQLDVRIDCDDALCLVGDPSRLKQVLGNLLSNAIKFTQAGYVRLSMSAQQEETMPPRFRLFFAIADSGIGISPEALSQLFQPFTQADSSISRRFGGTGLGLAICKNLVELMGGRIACQSVPGQSTKFSFDILCPEGVAPTSVREDSPPAPQSAASPPEPATAAPVAAAAALAPPPAAAAAPATLTGARILVAEDTEINRQLLRILLARRGCILDEVENGQQALEALRSGNYDMVLMDCMMPVMDGYQATAEIRAFEQAQGRPRTPIIALTASAIEGDRQRCLDAGMDDYLSKPFTQVGLMNAVEKWLQKP, from the coding sequence ATGACTTCTTCCATGCCCGCCACGCCGCGCATCCGCAAATCCGCCGTCACGCTCGGCGGCTTGCTGCTGGGCCTGCTGGCAGCCACCGTCATCGTTTCCGGCGCACTGCTGTACCGCGCCAGCCTCAATGACTGGCGCAGCGACCTGGCAACCCTCTCCACGGCGCTGGCCGAAAGCACCGCCCAGACCATCTCCTCGGCCAGCCTGGTACTGGACAGCATCCAGTCCGACATCGAAATGGCCAATGTCAACGACGAGGACCAGCTGCGCGCGCATGTCAGCACCGCCGCCTATTCCCAGACCCTGCGCGAGAAGATCCGTGGTCTGCCCTTCATTCAGGGCATCGGCATCGGCAATGCCCAGGGCCGCGTCATCGCCCAGTCACGGGTATTCCCCCCGGTACCGCTGGACCTGACCGACCGCGACTATTACTTCCACCACAGCCAGAATGCCTCGACCGAGGATTTCCTGAGTGAAACGGTCAGGTCGCGCGCCTCCGGCGCACAGACCTTCTATCTCACCCGCCGCATCAACGACCGCGAAGGGCGCATGCTGGCCATCGTGGTGGTGGCCCTGCCCTGCTCGTTCTTTGAAGATTTCTTCACTGCGGTGATCAAGGAAAAACCCTTCTCCATCGTGCTGGCGCGCCAGGACGAGAAGCCGCTGATCGGCACTTCACTGGTGCATGACACCACGTCGCGGCGCGATATCAGGCCGCTGGCCGACCTTCGCCCGCCGCGCCCGGCCGGCGCAGACGGCAAGGAGCCCTACTACTTCATGCAGTCGCACTGGCTGGGCATTCACCGGCCTGTGCGTGATACGCCGATGTACCTGGAGATCGGCGTGACCGACAAGGTGTATTTCGGCGAATGGCTGGAATCGATGTATCCCCTGATGCTGGTGGCCGTCATCAGCCTGATCGGCCTGATCGGCGGCTTCGGGGTGGCCCTGCGCCAGGTGCGGCGGCGTGAACAGGATGCCCAGCTGGCGATGCAGATGAAGGAAGAAGCTGACCACGCCAACGAAGCCAAGTCACGCTTCCTGGCCATGGTCAGCCATGAAATCCGCACGCCCATGAATGGCATCCTGGGCTTGTCCGAGCTGCTCATGGAATCCGGCCTGTCGACCAAGCAGCGGCATTACGCCGACAGCATCCACAATGCCACCGGCGGGCTGGTGCGCATCATCAATGACATTCTCGATTTTTCCAAGATCGAATCCGGCAAGCTCGATCTGGAAGAGGTGCCTTTCCATCCGGCGCGGCTGGTGCGCGAGGTGGCCGAGCTGTACCGGCCTTCGATCCACAACAAGAAAGTGCAGCTGGACGTACGCATCGATTGCGACGACGCCCTCTGCCTGGTCGGCGACCCCTCGCGCCTGAAACAGGTGCTGGGCAACCTGCTGAGCAACGCCATCAAGTTCACCCAGGCCGGCTACGTGCGGCTGAGCATGTCGGCCCAGCAGGAAGAGACGATGCCGCCGCGCTTCCGGCTCTTCTTTGCCATTGCCGACAGCGGCATCGGCATTTCGCCCGAAGCCCTGAGCCAGCTCTTCCAGCCCTTCACCCAGGCCGACAGCTCGATCTCCCGTCGCTTCGGCGGCACCGGGCTGGGGCTGGCCATCTGCAAGAATCTGGTGGAACTGATGGGCGGCCGGATCGCCTGCCAGAGCGTGCCCGGACAATCCACCAAATTCAGTTTCGACATCCTTTGCCCTGAAGGCGTGGCGCCCACCAGCGTAAGGGAGGACAGTCCACCCGCACCGCAGAGCGCCGCCAGCCCGCCCGAGCCAGCCACGGCAGCCCCGGTGGCAGCGGCGGCCGCCCTGGCGCCACCGCCTGCTGCCGCAGCCGCCCCGGCCACGCTCACCGGCGCGCGCATCCTGGTGGCCGAGGATACCGAGATCAACCGCCAGCTGCTGCGCATCCTGCTGGCGCGGCGGGGCTGCATCCTGGACGAGGTGGAAAACGGCCAGCAGGCACTGGAAGCCTTGCGCAGCGGCAACTACGACATGGTGCTGATGGATTGCATGATGCCCGTCATGGACGGCTACCAGGCCACCGCCGAGATCCGCGCCTTCGAGCAGGCCCAGGGACGCCCGCGCACCCCCATCATCGCCCTCACCGCCAGCGCCATCGAAGGCGACCGCCAGCGCTGCCTGGATGCAGGGATGGACGACTACCTCAGCAAGCCCTTCACCCAGGTCGGCCTGATGAACGCCGTGGAAAAATGGCTGCAAAAACCATGA